From the Armatimonadota bacterium genome, one window contains:
- a CDS encoding PQQ-binding-like beta-propeller repeat protein has translation MPTRLIACLIAVILVLFCAVAVFSQDGPPAPPMPPGLADDDAPPGPPMPVGTADDGSQPPAPPGDPGSGVGPPAPPGLPPGVPGVPPAQRPPRQGPPRPPTNRPTPPPVENATTNNDGSVGEITPLLVDAAEGRNSPMFKGNPAHTGYFDELLGFPLKLSWKFLSEVSPDNPSSPAVKDGVIYFGAGSRLYAVNAETGSMRWRYPATESLTATIRTSPAVGDGMVYFGAGDGRLYAVSTDDGSLVWNFVTRSNITSSPVLVDGVVYFGSDDRSLYALDAKTGAMKWPGGFRTKDGIASSPAVADGLIYFLSTDTILYAASTISTRLSWATRIGSGSRQTTPIVADNTLYLAAGHLLYALQSKSARVKWAAPVPGEITTTPAVSKGVIYFAFKEGKSSKFVAFTSAGKLKWKEPVDLGSPSYSSPIVTEDTVIVTANKGLILALDKETGAVRWKYTIQPSILEYGSTRYKYRYVNLVAAPVVVNGTLYVLADDGALHAFSMSSPDTTPPRVETVRPLRNFLMPGTPPVEISALVKDLGSGIREDTIKLTLDGETLDHHVIPERGVIWYKTPRSERLVPLSNGRHTATLTVEDWAGNRTLEEWTFMVDNTLRTAPQAKPGSSTTGGSGGAGGMPTEAPPVGF, from the coding sequence ATGCCCACGAGGCTGATCGCCTGTCTGATAGCAGTCATATTGGTGTTGTTCTGCGCGGTTGCGGTCTTCTCGCAGGACGGGCCTCCGGCGCCCCCGATGCCCCCCGGCCTCGCAGATGACGACGCGCCTCCCGGCCCGCCGATGCCGGTCGGCACTGCCGACGACGGCTCGCAGCCTCCCGCGCCTCCCGGCGATCCCGGCAGCGGCGTAGGTCCTCCGGCGCCCCCCGGCCTGCCCCCGGGCGTTCCGGGTGTGCCCCCCGCTCAGAGGCCGCCCAGACAGGGACCGCCCAGGCCGCCGACTAACCGCCCGACCCCGCCACCGGTCGAGAACGCGACGACGAACAATGACGGCTCGGTCGGCGAGATCACGCCGCTTCTGGTCGATGCGGCTGAAGGCCGCAACTCGCCGATGTTCAAGGGCAATCCCGCTCACACAGGTTATTTCGATGAACTGCTCGGCTTTCCGCTGAAGCTATCGTGGAAGTTTCTCTCCGAGGTGTCGCCGGACAACCCGTCCTCTCCCGCAGTTAAGGACGGAGTCATATACTTCGGCGCCGGATCCAGGCTCTACGCCGTGAACGCGGAGACCGGCTCGATGCGATGGCGGTATCCGGCCACCGAGTCGCTCACGGCTACGATCCGGACGTCGCCGGCCGTCGGTGACGGCATGGTGTACTTCGGCGCGGGCGACGGCCGCCTCTACGCGGTCTCCACCGACGATGGATCGCTGGTGTGGAACTTCGTGACTCGCAGCAACATCACTTCCTCTCCTGTGCTGGTGGACGGAGTGGTCTACTTCGGCTCGGACGACCGCAGCCTCTACGCTCTCGACGCGAAGACGGGTGCGATGAAGTGGCCGGGCGGATTCCGTACGAAGGACGGTATAGCGTCGTCTCCCGCCGTTGCGGACGGACTCATCTACTTCTTGTCTACCGACACGATTTTGTATGCGGCGAGCACGATCTCCACTCGTCTGAGCTGGGCGACCCGTATCGGAAGCGGGTCCAGGCAGACTACGCCCATCGTCGCCGACAATACCTTGTATCTGGCCGCCGGCCACCTTCTGTACGCCCTGCAGTCGAAGAGCGCCCGGGTAAAATGGGCCGCGCCGGTGCCCGGGGAGATCACCACGACGCCCGCCGTATCCAAGGGTGTCATATACTTCGCTTTCAAGGAAGGCAAGTCGAGCAAGTTCGTCGCGTTTACCAGCGCCGGAAAGCTCAAGTGGAAGGAGCCGGTTGACCTCGGCTCGCCGTCCTATTCCTCGCCGATCGTGACCGAGGACACGGTGATAGTGACCGCCAACAAGGGGCTGATTCTCGCACTGGACAAGGAAACCGGCGCAGTCCGATGGAAGTACACCATCCAGCCCTCCATCCTCGAATACGGCTCCACCAGGTACAAGTACCGCTACGTCAACTTGGTGGCTGCTCCGGTGGTCGTGAACGGCACACTCTACGTTCTGGCCGACGACGGAGCACTTCACGCGTTCTCTATGAGTTCGCCGGATACGACTCCGCCGAGAGTCGAGACGGTGCGGCCCCTGCGCAACTTCCTGATGCCGGGCACTCCGCCGGTAGAGATATCCGCGCTCGTCAAGGACCTCGGCAGCGGAATCCGTGAGGACACGATCAAGCTCACGCTCGACGGTGAGACGCTCGATCACCATGTCATCCCCGAGCGCGGAGTGATCTGGTACAAGACCCCCCGATCCGAGCGGCTCGTCCCGCTCTCCAACGGGCGTCACACCGCCACTCTCACGGTCGAGGACTGGGCAGGGAACAGGACGCTCGAAGAGTGGACCTTCATGGTGGACAACACGCTGCGGACCGCGCCTCAGGCCAAGCCGGGTTCCTCGACCACCGGCGGTTCAGGCGGCGCGGGAGGGATGCCCACCGAGGCCCCGCCCGTGGGCTTCTGA
- a CDS encoding ribonuclease H-like domain-containing protein — protein MLASTFIHAQGIGYSTERRIWDAGALTWEQFLAQHHDLKLSPAKKALLLPRVEESVARLAGKDYAYFAEVLPKKDHWRALSEFGDAVCYLDIETTGCNWDDSITVIGMYDGLEMKQFVQGINMDQFPSEIARCRTLVTFSGSSFDVPFIRRAFPGLRLDQLHVDLCHLLRRVGLTGGLKRIEEKLGVRRIPETEGLSGFDAVRLWHQYRRGSREALELLLLYNREDVLNMEALLRHGCSELLRGLDHPLYGSAWEFPGLAHSAF, from the coding sequence ATGCTTGCGTCCACCTTCATCCATGCCCAGGGGATCGGGTATTCCACCGAGCGCAGGATTTGGGATGCCGGCGCGCTCACATGGGAGCAGTTCCTTGCCCAGCACCACGATCTGAAGCTCTCCCCGGCGAAGAAGGCGCTCCTCCTCCCGCGTGTAGAGGAGAGTGTCGCGCGGCTCGCAGGGAAGGACTACGCATACTTTGCGGAAGTCCTTCCAAAGAAAGACCACTGGCGCGCGCTCAGCGAGTTCGGCGACGCTGTCTGCTACCTGGACATCGAGACCACCGGCTGCAACTGGGACGATTCCATCACCGTGATCGGGATGTACGATGGTCTCGAGATGAAGCAGTTCGTCCAGGGCATCAACATGGATCAGTTTCCCTCGGAGATCGCCCGATGCCGGACGCTCGTAACTTTCTCCGGCAGCAGCTTCGACGTCCCATTCATCCGCAGGGCGTTCCCGGGACTGCGGCTCGACCAACTCCACGTGGACCTGTGCCATCTGCTCCGGCGGGTCGGTCTGACCGGAGGGCTGAAGCGCATCGAGGAGAAGCTCGGTGTCCGGCGCATCCCGGAGACCGAAGGGCTCAGCGGGTTTGACGCAGTCAGGCTCTGGCATCAGTACCGCCGCGGGAGCAGAGAGGCGCTTGAACTTCTGCTGCTCTACAACAGGGAGGACGTCTTGAACATGGAGGCGCTCCTCCGCCACGGCTGTTCCGAGCTCTTGAGAGGCCTGGATCATCCGCTCTACGGCAGTGCATGGGAGTTCCCGGGGTTGGCGCATTCCGCGTTCTGA